The Cannabis sativa cultivar Pink pepper isolate KNU-18-1 chromosome 8, ASM2916894v1, whole genome shotgun sequence genomic interval TTCTAAAACCGTTTCATTGGTCTACATTTGTGAAATCACTATACCTTGTCATTTCTTTACCGAGTTTATGTTTGTCCAGATGCAAAAGGAACTAAAACACTTGTCCAGTTTGTTTACAAATGCATATCATGGTCGGAACTTTGGAGAAGCTGTGAACACTATAAGGAGAATGAGATATTATGAGcgtgttattgaagaaattgtGAGAAAGCTTTAAATTAAGGTATTCAAATATTGTTTATTGTTGACTAATCTTTGCTACACATTGCTGCGCTACTGTGGATAATATGCTTTTCTGACTAATCTCTATTGCGCGAATAAGAATAGAAATAGTGATTTTGCCGCTTTCGTGTCCTACTCTATCGATACTTGAAAGTAGCATGTATGTCTCACCTTCTTGTTACTATGGAGTCAAATCTTCAGTTCACATATATCTAACCAACCAAATCATTTTCAGACTCTTTACTGGCCTCGTGCTCAACACGTAAGCTTTGCTGTTTCTCATGCTGCTACCAGTTTATCACTTGgtaagtttattttttgttcCACTTTCAGTGATCAAAACTTGTCTCATCAGTTCTAGTTTACTTTTTATGATTGCTAAACTGGCCATTACTATTTTGGGGAGAGTAAAAATAGAAAGATGTGGAAGGTGTAACTGATTTGTTCATATTTGATTTAATAATGGTGCCAGCAGCAACTTCTGAATATTCTTTTCATTCCAGTTATGATAAATATAAGCTGTATTTCACTTTAATCTAAtatggtcttttttttttttaggtagAGTTcaaattattatccatttgaggctccaaaagaaagaaagaaagaagacgAAATTTAGCCTAGCTGATTTCTTGTTCAGTCTTACACTATGTAATTTATGTTCCTCCTACAAAGACAGAGACGCAGGTTGAAAAATTATCAATACCATCACATAACATATATCAAGGCTTGTAAGAATAAAATTTGATTgttaaatagattaaaaaaacaattattttattaagtttGAAGAGTTCAAAGCCACATTTCctcgaaaaaaaaaagaaaaggtttTAAAGCTTCGTGTGTTGCAATTTACCTTGGCTTATTTCTCTGGCTACACATATTATAAATGATGGTTTAACGTCGAGTATTGCTATTGGTTACTAGTGATTTTCTTcaataagaaaaacaaaaataaaattgttgctTGAAACATTTAAcaagaacaaaaataaaattatgtcatTAATTTGCGACTTCTTATTAAAGCTTGTTTTTGTTGCACAACAGTCTGCGCCAAACTCTGCTTGCCTTCCCTGTTCAGGCCATAAAAAATTGTTCTAAAATTAACAGTACTTGGAACAATGCCACTACTCAACATTTCATCTAAAAGCCTTAGAGCTTCTTCAGATTTCCCCACCTTACAAAGACAATCGATGAACATTGAATATGTTTTGAAGTCAGGGGAAGGCCCTTTAAGTTTCAGAAGATAGAACACATTCCAAGCCTCACAAACATTCCCCGAGGCGATATATCCCCGAATGAAAGCTGAATAAGTAACAATAGTTGGTTCACAACCCTCTTCTCTCATCTTTCCAAGAGTTTCCAAAGCTTTTTctatatgtttttcttttaagaaatgaACTATCAAGGATGTGTAAACATGAACAGTCGGGTTTACACCAGCCTGCTTCATCGAACCCATCTTTTCGAGTGCTTCTTCAACTCGCCCCTTCCTCAATAGTCCATGAAAGATACTTCCATAAGTAAACTGATCTAGTGTTGCTCTATCTGTTCCCATCTCATCCACCATAGCCAAAGCTTCTTCTATCTTTCCAGCTCGGCAAAGAGCCCTGATGTACAAGGAGTAACTGAGGGCAACTGTGAAACCAGCCTTATGAAGAGAATCCACACATTTCCTAGCTTCCAAAAGTTTGTCAACTTCACATAAACAAGCAAGGTAACTTTCAACTAATTCCTTGTCTGGGATGTGTCCATCGCGAATCATTGCATTAAATAATTGTATGGCTTCAATTACCTTCCTACCTTTCCTTCCACAAAGAGATATGATCAAGTATTTGTAGGTATTGGCGGTTGGGTTACAATTGTTAGCTTTCATCTCAGCAAAAGTGTTCAGAGCAATCTCGGTTAAGCCTATTCGACCATATAGCATGATCGTGATTGTCCATGTATCTGATGTTACTGCATAACCTTTTCTTCTCATCTCATAGAAAAGACTCTTCATGTGCCTAAAATCTTTCCCACGTCCTGCAAGTTTAATGGCCATGTTGTAAGTTTCTGCAGTGTGGTTGTAGTCAGCTTGCTTTCCTACCCATGAGAAGAACTGAAATGCAGCATAACCATTCGTGTTACAATTCCTCAACACCTCCACAACAAGTTCCGGCGTCAATTTTACAGTGGACTTCTCCAAAGTTTCTTGAATTAAGGACCAATCTAATGACAGTGACAAAATTCTACAAATTTCCTCCAAATCTCTCTCATTATAAACTTTTGAAAGTGGCTCCAATCGATACAAATCTGCGATCTTTGGCTCTGTCTTGTGAATCAAATCCATATTGGCTCCCCATTCCACAGATGTATCATCAGTAGATTTCTTGCTCTCAGCATCAACTTTACAGGTTCCCTGTATCTGTTTTACTTTCTCAATATTATTTCTCTCTCCCTTTCTCTCCATATGAGATATTACACATTGGAATATTTCATCCCCAATGACTATCTCAGAAGCTTGCATTTTGTTCAAAACCTTAAGAACTTCATCTGTGCTAGAAATTCTACACAACTCCTTGATAAATATTGAGTATGATTTCCAAGTGGGACTGATGCCTTTGTCTTCCATACTCTCAAAAGCTTTCCATGCTTCAGATATACGATTCTCACGAACATGACCTGCAACCATTGCTGTTATTGCCACACTATCAGGCTGCAGTCCTACATTGAGCATCTCATCGTACAACCTGCAACCCTTCTCGTACTGATTCAATCTGAAGAGGTGTTGCATTAACTCAGTGTAAGTGGAAGTTGTTGGACAATACCCAGATTCTTTCATGCTTTGGAACACATCAAGGGCTTTAGAAATATCATTCACTCTTAAGTATCCATTGATAATAACTCCATAAACCTTTTCATCAACAAGCTGTTtcattttcataatttcaaaaatttccaAAGCGTCTCCAATCCTATTGGCCCTACACAATCCTTTAACTAAAGTCTCAAAGTATTCACGGCCAAATGTGACCTCTTTATCTTTGAGGTCTCTTATATATTCCAAAGCATCTCTTATCCTCCCTGATAAGCAGAAACTCTTAAGAACACAACCATAAACAATTTGATCTGGAATCTGGGAAATTTTCATCATGTCCTCTGCAACTAAATGAACACCAGCAGTATCTCCTGATCTTGCCAAGCAACTCAAGAGCATCTTATACAAGCTCAGGTCAAGTTCTATCTCC includes:
- the LOC115700721 gene encoding putative pentatricopeptide repeat-containing protein At5g06400, mitochondrial; the encoded protein is MSVLPRLHSTTYKLHRFGFSSLFRVDPLSSIARSYKSKKPLETNVKKQTESSTIASLFNEITEILGADNFIADRNSYGFLISAENYGRDDVVSEKSLPCAPTVCGNGEESLLQEKDDTLILGDTQLGVIDVSPVVHEVTQIIRAENGLVSMEDRLEKLGFELNPEIVGKVLKRCFKVPHLALRFFNWMKLKDGFDHTLETYNTMLYIAGEAKEFGLMETLVEEMGEVSCHMDLKTWTILISHYGKAKRIGKALLVYNKMIKTGHEPDEVVYKMMIRSLCVAGKADIAIEFYKEIVKKEIELDLSLYKMLLSCLARSGDTAGVHLVAEDMMKISQIPDQIVYGCVLKSFCLSGRIRDALEYIRDLKDKEVTFGREYFETLVKGLCRANRIGDALEIFEIMKMKQLVDEKVYGVIINGYLRVNDISKALDVFQSMKESGYCPTTSTYTELMQHLFRLNQYEKGCRLYDEMLNVGLQPDSVAITAMVAGHVRENRISEAWKAFESMEDKGISPTWKSYSIFIKELCRISSTDEVLKVLNKMQASEIVIGDEIFQCVISHMERKGERNNIEKVKQIQGTCKVDAESKKSTDDTSVEWGANMDLIHKTEPKIADLYRLEPLSKVYNERDLEEICRILSLSLDWSLIQETLEKSTVKLTPELVVEVLRNCNTNGYAAFQFFSWVGKQADYNHTAETYNMAIKLAGRGKDFRHMKSLFYEMRRKGYAVTSDTWTITIMLYGRIGLTEIALNTFAEMKANNCNPTANTYKYLIISLCGRKGRKVIEAIQLFNAMIRDGHIPDKELVESYLACLCEVDKLLEARKCVDSLHKAGFTVALSYSLYIRALCRAGKIEEALAMVDEMGTDRATLDQFTYGSIFHGLLRKGRVEEALEKMGSMKQAGVNPTVHVYTSLIVHFLKEKHIEKALETLGKMREEGCEPTIVTYSAFIRGYIASGNVCEAWNVFYLLKLKGPSPDFKTYSMFIDCLCKVGKSEEALRLLDEMLSSGIVPSTVNFRTIFYGLNREGKQSLAQTVVQQKQALIRSRKLMT